GATGTCGGCATTTGAAGGAACCCTTCTCAATCTTGCGCTACGCGACTGCGGCATTAACGCTTTGATGATTGTCGGTGTTGCAACAGAGGTTGGTATCGAACCAACAGCTCGCCATGCCGCTGATTTGGGTTACATTCCCGTTGTTGTGACGGATGCTTGTAGCGGTGGAAACCAAGAAGCGGCTCAACGTTCTATTGAGAGCCTCAAGTTTGCGGGTGACGCAGTGATAACGGACACAGCAACACTGTGTGAACTGCTTAAATAGCTCTTTTAGGAAAACTCAAGCGCCTTTGTCTGGTAGTAGTGCGATTGCAATTAATCAAGGAGCGTTGCGTAATAGCGGAATAAACTTGAACTAGACTGCTGTGAAATGCCCAGATTGTGCCTCTACTCTCTCAACGAGTAAATGTATTGTCTAGTTTACGTTAATTGCTCCGCCAGCTTGCCGAGTTGATCGATGCAGATGCCCCATCCCTCTTCAAAGCCCATGTCTTTGTGCTTTTGATGGTCTGCCTTGTTCTTGTGAAGTGCACGGGCTGTGTATTCCGTTCCTTCGGGATGATCGGCGAGAGTAATAATGGCTGTGAAAAATGGCTCTGATGAAGGACGTCAGCCCTCTTCTAGCGTGTCTGTGAACACGATTCGTTCGCGTTCGACGATGTCAAGGAAACAGCCCTTGTCAGGGAATTCCGTGCCGTCTTCCATTCGCATAACGGTGTTAAAAGCTCCACCTGGATGCATTTCCATTTTTTGAACAGTCGTCTGGATGGGAGCCGGTGCCCACCATTTCTCAATCTGCTTGGGATCCGTCCATGCACACCAGATTGCTGATCGGGGTGCTTTGATGATACGGGAAACGGTTAAGTCGTTGGTTTCAGTCATTTGGATCTATCCCCATTGCTTCTTGTGTTTCGACTTTGTCTCAACGGCAGTTGGCATTTGCTGTTGCGGCTAACCCTGGTAGACGCACCTGACCATTGAATTGTTTACCGGGGTACCAAGGCATTTGAGCTAGATTGCCAAATCCTGGAAGGCTCTCCATGTGTTGAACCATTCGCGATCGCATTTCCTGATCGGGTGGCAGCCCCCTCAATGCCCTAAGTTTTCAACGACATGAGCAGGATTAGTGGTGGCTGGAATGGCGCAAGTCACGGCCAGATGGGAGATGACATACTTCAAGAAAAACTGTGCCCAATTTTCACACCCAATGTCACGGGCAAACTCTGGCAAGGGTTGCCCCTGCACCACTTCAAATAACCGGGCTTTTTCAAACGGCATGTTGACCAGAACGGCTGTCTCTTGATCCGCTGCTGCCGGGAGAATTCTCTCTTCAACACCTCGCTCGAAGATGGAATAGCGAACCTGCACAAAGTCTAAGTCTCCATTCTCGATCCAGCGCGTGACCGGGTTAGCATACAAGGGCAAGTCATGGTGGGTAACACCCAGGTAACGAATTTTGCCCTCTTGCTTCCATTCACGCAAGAGCGGCACCATCATTTCCATATTCACCAGGCTGTGAACCTGTAGAGTATCGATGCGATCGCGCGACAACCGCTGCATCGATTGTTCTAGCCGGCGCAGAGCCTGACTGTCATCCCCTAGATATTTACCTGTTGCCCAAATTTTGTTGGCGATAAACAATTCATCGGTGATGCCAAGAGTAGCGGCTGGCTCACCCACGTTTACCCCTGACATGCCATAAAGCGGCGAGACATCAATCATGCGCCCCCCCGCTTCCCAAAATTGGCGCATCACCTGTTGAAGTTGATCGCGAGGTTGATCGGGCAACACATCAAAGGTCAGAAAGGTTCCCATGCCGATAGCGGGAACCCTTTCATTCGTGCGCGGAATGACTTTGGTAATCAATGGCTGACTAGGGTTTGATAGTTCTCGAGAATTTTGAGCGATCGAGTAACGCTGGCATTACATTTGTGTTGTCGGATATGCAGGCGTTAAGTGCAAAGGATGTGGTTTATCGACCTTTGGACGAACGTTTTCCGACGTTAAGGTTAGCGCTGGTCTGGCGGCGAACAGAGTCGTCGCCCGTCGTGTGTAAATTGATCAAGCTGCTCAAAACAACCGTGTTGTCTGCGAAACGCAAACTCGAGACGTCGTAACCGATATCAGAGGTTTTAGTCGATTTGCTGATTAATCGAGGCAAATAGCGGTGCTAGCTCCTGCTCTATTTTTCAAGGATGGGATGGATCAATACTTTGCGGCGATCGCCCGGATCACGTTCACGCCTGGCAAACTCAACTTTTTCCAGTCGGTCAACTTAGGCCAGTAATGGCCCCTGTCGTCAGTCCACTCAGCCGGTTGTCTAGCCGTTAACGCCTCGGCTTGACTGAGCGGATCTGAGCTTTGTGCTCTCAGGCCAACCCGCTCAGCAATTGCCGCATGATACATCAGCGTGCGAGCACTAGTTGACTATTTTGTCGAAAGCGGGGTGCTCCCACGGAGTTAGTCAATGCGAGCGCAGTTAATCATCCACGGAGTGCCGAATTGATCGACTAGCATACCAAAGCGGGCTGCCCAAAAGGTTTCCTGAATTGGCATCTTGACGGTGCCGTTTTCGGCTAGGGCTTCAAAGATACGCTCTGCCTCTCCAGCATCTTCAATGCTGAGTAGCACAGAGGTACCTTTGGGTTCTTCAAAGTATTCTGACATACTGTCACCCCCCATCAATTCTTGATCGCCCACAGTTATCTGAGCGTGCATGATTTTGTCGTGCCATTCAGAAGGCGTTTGCTCGGCCATAGGCGATTTGCCATAGGTCATGATGTCGCCAATTTTGCCGCCCAAGCACTGTTCGTAAAACTTAAATGCGGTTTCACACTGACCATTGAAATTCAGGTAAGGGATCAGTTTCATGGGGGTCTCCTAGGGCTAAAGAATGAGTTGCTGCTTTGAGTTAAGGGGGCTGAGTTCGGATTTGGTCTTACCCATCAACGGCGCTGGGGTTCATGTACATCAGTTCCCAATTGTGGCCATCTAAATCTTGAAAGCCGTGGCCATACATGAATTCGTGGTCTTGCGGATCGCTGTAGGTCTTGCCACCGGCATTAACCGCTTGGCGCACTATAGTATCGACCTCGTCGCGGCTGTCGCAAGATAGGCACACCAGCACTTCGGTACTTTGGGTAGTGTCGCAGATGGCTTTGGGGGTAAAGGTTTTGAACTTGTCGTGGGTCAGTAGCATGACGAAGATATCTCTGCTGACAATCATGCAGGTAGCGGTTTCATCGGTAAACTGAGAATTGAAGCTAAAGCCAAGCTTGGTAAAGAATTCAATCGACTGATTGAGGTCTTTGACGGGTAAGTTGACAAAGATTTTACGGGCCATCGTGGGTCTCCTGAGTAATTAGAAAACAATTCGAGGGGCTTGAATAACTGACCATTTCTAGGTCAGAAGATGTCAGTTTGGGCATTACACTGCCTTGACGTCAAAGAGGACGACATCTGGGCTATAGGGGGTCATGATTTGATCCAAGTTTTTGACGCAGATGGCGCTAGCTTGCTCGGTGGTGAGCTGTCGAACTTAGGCTTCATCACGGGTAATAGTGGCTGTGGTTGGGCTGGTCATGGGACGGTCTCCGATGTTGATTAGGGTTAGGGAGCTGATTGAACCTAGCGGCTCCCGGCTTTATCAATTAGTCGAATTGAGGCGTGGGAGATCGACAGGTAGGACCGATCCTTTTTTGAGAAAATTGAAAAGTTCTGGCTGAGGGGTGGAGATGGCCTCTACTGCCCCGATGGCAGGCCGGCCAGTTCTACGATGAGTCGAATCTCGATGGTGCCTTTGTGCGCAGAGGGAATGCGTCCGGCAATTGAGTTGACATAAACCTTTATTGACAAAATTTGAAACCCTTCCTTTTTTAGAAAAAATAAATCAAAGGCGATACAGCCTGATTCAACACGAGTGATAGCAAGCAGACTCAGCAGATCCCGCTAAATTCGATCTTCCAGGCTGGTGTACAGTGCCAAATTAAATGACATTGAGACAAATTCGTGTTGTTGAACACTCTGCACGAGGGTTGAAAACCAGCACAGTCCTTGGATAGGGACTGCCCTGTGGAAGAGAGGCCTAAATGGCTTTAAGTTGCGTCTCACTATTAACTACTGCTGATCCCTTAGCACCTATTCAAGTCGCTGCTTAATTGTATGCCTTATGTACTACAAGCTGCTTGTTGATGGTGGCTTACCTATTTTGGTGCCCAGATTCCTAACAACCAGACCGCTGTATAAGTTCGAGCCCGCCAGCAATAGGAATGACTGGACGAACCGCCATTGTAAAGCTATGTAAAGAGATGCATATTTAGCGTTTTTCTGGTGTGAGTAGCGGTTAGAAGCCTCAGTAGGCTTGGAGCCATTTTGAGATTACTCACATCTTGCACCAGGGGGGAGAGGGATGAGAAAAAGGGCGTGAAACCAATACTCTGCAAGAACAATGGAAATTCTTGCCCACGCCCAAGCGCTAATTTACCAACTCCTGGAGGCGATGCCGAGCCCCTACCAAAGGGAGAGCCTCAATGCCTTTCTGGAACTGTTCCTCAGGGCTCAAGGCTCACCTCTGCCCCAGCACAGTAGGTTGAAGTCAGCCAGCGCCCTGAGCCGTTTCCTCAATCACTACGCTTGGTCAGTGCGAGGGGTGATTCGCCAAGTGCGAGGGGCGCTTCGAGAGCAATTGCAACGGTATCGGCCCCGAGGCCGTCGTCCTCACCTGCAGGTCATCCTGGATTTGACCACGCTAGAGAAACGAGGCAAGTTTAAGGCCTTCAAGCCCTTGGTGAGTGTCTTGAACGGTAAGCGGGGAGTGCATCTGGTGGTGATGTACCTGGTAGTTGGTCCCTGGCGCATCCCGTGGAGCTTCCGCCTCTACCGTGGCAAGGAGAGACCCTCCCCTGTCCAACTGGGCCTGCGGTTGGTGCGCCAGTTACCCCGTTGGCTCAAAGCGAGCTTCAAGCTCATAGTCCTAGCCGATGCGGCCTTTGGCACCGTGACCTTTCTCAAGGGCATTAGACGGCTCAAGCTGCACGCCATTACGGGAGTACGGTGTGACCGCAGGCTGAGCGATGGCAGGCAACTGGTCCATCTGCATAAGCCCGGCCAGCAGGTCTATTTGCAAGGTCTACCCTTCCCGGTGACGATAGCCTGGTTCTATCTCAAACGCGACGGCAAAAAGCTCAAGCGTTATGTGCTCTCCACCAAACCCCTCAAAGCGAGCACCCTCGTCTGGTGGGGAAAACATCGCTAGCAGATAGAGGGTTTCTTCAAAACTGCCAAGCACCGCTTTGGCCTGCACCGCTTTGGTCAACAGAGTTTGCTTGGGATGTATCGCTGGCTGGTGCTCTCTTTAGTTGCCTTTATCTTGGCCCACTGGGGCTACCTCTCGATAGGCACGATAACTCTGCCTGATTGGGCTCAAGCCGCCACTGTTATCCTCGAAGCCGCTTTATCAGATCTCGTTGTAGTCCTGCTCCTGCAGGAAATTGAGCGCAAGCAGCACTTACTACAGAGCCATGGATTTCAGGTCCATATCTCTAGGTGCAAGATATGAGGAAGCCTTCTATCTGCCAGCGATGCCGCCCCCACCAAACAACGGTGGCTGCTTTGAGTGCTTTAGTGGAGAGCACGTAACGCTTGAGCCGTTTGCCATCTCGTTTGAGATAGAACCAGGCTATCGTCACTGGGAAGGGTAAACCTTGCAGATAGACTTGCTGCCCCGGTTTGTGGAGATGAACCAGTTGCCGCTTGTCGCGCAGCCTACGGTCACAACGTACTCCCGTAATGGCATGCAGTCTGAGTTGTCTGATTCCCTTAAGGAACTCCACGCTGCCAAAGGCCGTGTCGGCTAAGACCATGAGCTTGAAGCTTGCTTTGAGCCAGCGAGGTAGTTGGCGCACCAACTGGAGGCCCAGTTGGGCAGGCGAAGCCGTCTCCTTGCCACGGTAGAAGCGAAAGCTCCAAGGGATGCGCCAGGGACCAACTACCAGGTACATCACCACCAGATGCACTCCCCGCTTACCGTTCAAGACACTCACCAAGGGCTTGAAGGCCTTAAACTTGCCTCGTTTCTCTAGCGTGGTCAAATCCAGGATGACCTGCAGGTGAGGACGACGGCCTCGGGGCCGATACCGTTGCAATTGCTCTCGAAGCGCCCCTCGCACTTGGCGAATCACCCCTCGCACTGACCAAGCGTAGTGATTGAGGAAGCGGCTCAGGGCACTAGCTGACTTCAACTCGCTATGCTGGGGCAGAGGGGAGCCTTGGGCTTTGAGAAACAACGCTAGAAAGGCGTTGAGGCTTTCGCGTTGATAGGGACTCGGCATGCTCTCTAGGAGTTGGTAAATTACTTCTTGGGCGTGGGCAAGAATTTCCATTGTTCTTGCAATGTATTGGTTTCACGCCCTTTTTCTCATCCTCTTACCCTTGGTGCAAGATATGAGGCTAGAAACCTTTCCCTACCAGGAATTCGGCCTGCTCCAGGGCACGGTCGAGAGTATCAGCCCCAACTCAATTCAAGAACAAGAACTGGGACTGGTCTACCCAGCCCGCATCAAGATCGATCAAACCTTTACGACCATCCAGGAGCAAGAGGTGCCCATCACCCCAGGCATGGCAGCTACTGCCGAGATTGTCACTCGGCAAAAGACCATCCTGTCATTTCTTCTAGACCCCATCCTTGAGCATTGGGATAGAGCCTTTTCACTCCGCTGACTAAGCCCTTTCCAAGAATCAAGATTAGAGGGAATGCTCGTGTGCCTTGAGTAACCGCTCAACGTACATATTTTTGGTACAAACCAGCCTACCTAGATAATTCCCTGTGAAGATTACGGGGTCTTTGAATAGGTGGGCGTGCTTCAGAAATAGAAGACAATACATGGCCTATTTCAGCCTTAAAGTGATGAATAATTTACTTAAAAAAGTAGCTTATCCAGTATTGGTCTTAGCGTTTCAACCCGTCTTTTACGGGAATGTGCTGGAGGATCGCTCTTCACAAGTCGAGGCGCAGGCGAACGGCATTTCGCCTACACCCCTAGTGCGGTTAGAGGACTCGTCTGACTTGGAACTTAATCTCGCTGCTGGCAGCCAGATTCCGGCTGGACTCAGCCAGTCCGACAACCCCGCTGCAGGCAGACGCGGCGTGATTAATGAAGATGACCGAGTTCTAATGACGAGTCAATCGTTTCCCTGGACCGCGGTTGGCCGCATCAACGGGATCACTGCTGAGGGAGAGAACTACATTTGCACCGGCACCTTAATTGCCGATGCGGTGGTGCTGACCAATGCCCATTGCGTGCTCAATCCAGACACTGGTATGCTCAGCCGCTCAATCGTTTTCTTGCCCAACTTAATCCACGGTCAGGTCGCCAGCGAGGCCGATGTCGGCCAGGTTGAAGCAGTATTAGTCGGTACGGATTTTCGCGATCGCAATCAGCCTCCCCATCCCGATGACTGGGCTTTGCTCAAGCTAGATCAACCTTTAGGGCAGAAATACGGCACAGTGGGGCTGTCAAGGTTAGATGCTGAGGCGCTGGCAACAGATCCTTTCACAGAGCAGCTCATCATGGTGGCTTACTCTAGTGATTTTCCGGCGGCGGCGGCGGGAGAGACCGCTAGTGCCCATTTGGGGTGCAGCATTGTCGGTGAAACAGAAGAAGAGGTAATTGAGCACGCCTGCGATACCCATGGCGGTTCATCAGGCGGGCCAATTTTCGCCATCATCAATGGTGAGCCCAGAATTGTCGCACTCAACGCCGCTGAGGAAGTTGACCCCGATTCAGAGGTAGGAATCGTAAACTACGCCGTCAAAATTGAGCGCATCGTAGCAGCAATTGAGGCTGAGTTAGCCACTGATCGGTGACCTCTAACCCTTCCCGTTGCAATGACACTAAAGATTTTAGAGAGAACACCACAACGCCTGATCATCCAGCGCGAACAGCTGTCTTCCTTTGATCTGGTTTGGCTAGCCGTCTGCGTGAATTTTCTAGTCACCCTGTGTTTCACTAAAATGCAGGAACGTTTGGGGCACACAGAGCCTGTAGCCTTATTTGTCGCTGTTTCTGCTGGCTGGCTATTAATTCATTGTCTGCTGGCTGAGTCAAGACAAAAACAACAGGGTGAATATTGGTTTGCGGTTGCCTTCGGCGCTATTCCTTACTTGGGAGTATTGCTTTTGTCTCTTGCTGCTATTGGCCTGTTTGGCTATGAGTTCCGGTTTCCGCCGAAAATCTCTCTAACGCTTGATCAGAACGAGAACCGTCTGACTATCAAATCCCAGTTTCTACTTTGGTTTCCTACAACTCAGTACCCGCTTGATGAAATTATAGGCGCTACCCAAGGTACAGAAAGCATCTATACAGGTTCAATGAGTGTCTCCGTTGTCATCACCTTAAATTTGATTCACAGACGAAGACAGGATGGAAAACTCTCTCACAAAAATACCGGTCTATGTGGATCAGTAGAAGAAATTCAGAATGCAGTGAACTTGATTAATCAATTCTCCTCCAGGTATGGGGGAAATCTGTAAGACAACTCGTTCATTAGCTTTAGGGCAGCGGTTCATATAGGGCTGCATCCAGGCACAAACGAGTTACCAGATGCCCTATGGTTAGAGTCGAACTCAACCGCTGCTGAATAGGCTCGACCCGATTAGCAGTATGAAGAATTGGACTGTAGTACGACCTGGAGAGAAGTCATGCCCCAGCCGCAGACGGCTCGATTGCCCCGACGTTCCCAGAAGCCCCCGCTGGCAGCGGGTTTGCAGCAGATCTGCCGCTTAGGCCTGGGGGCGACTGCGGCCCTTCTGGCTCTTAAGCTCCCCCTAGTAAGCCAAGCAGCACTCCTGCCGTCTCCAGTTCTGACGCAGTCACCCTCCCCCCAGACTGCTGCTGTGCTCAGTAATCGCCTAGACGAGACCAGCGAACGCCTAGACGACAGTCACTACATCAATGGGTATAGTTTTGCAGGCGTGGCTGGGCAAGCCATTACCGTTGATCTGAGCAGCGAAACGTTTAATGCGTACCTACTGCTAGGTCCTCCCGACGGCACCGTGGTCGCCGAAGACGACAACAGTGGCGAGGGCAGCCACGCCCGCATTGTTCTCGCCCTACCGACCACAGGCAGCTATGTTGTCGGGGCCAACACTAGTTACGCTGGAGAAAGCGGCCCCTATGAGTTTACCTTGCAGGCTGCAACCGTTGCAGAGGTGGCCCAGGCAGAGCAGCTCGCCGAGGCCCAACGTCTTGATCAGCAAGTTTGGCAGCTCTACCAGGCGGGCCACTACGAGGCGGCCATTCCCTTAGCGCAACAGGCGCTAGCGATGCGAGAGCAGATGCTGGGCGCAACCGATCCAGATGTAGCGAATAGTCTGAATATATTAGCCAGGTTGTACTACGTTCAGGGTCAGTATGAGCAAGCTGAGCCCTTGTATGTGCGATCGCATCAGATCTACGAAGCGACCTTAGGGGCAAACCACCCCGATACCGCAAATAATCTCAGCAATCTAGCAGATCTCTACCGACAACAGGGAAATTATAGAGAGGCAGAATCGCTTTTATTGAGATCGCTCGCTATTTACACAGCCACCTTAGGAGAAGCCGATCCAACGGTTGCCCTAATCCTCAACAATCTGGCAGAACTTTATCACAATCAAGGCCGTTATGGGGAAGCAGAATCGCTCTTTTTGCGCTCGCTCGCCCTCCATGAATCTGCCCTAGGAGAAGCCCATCCGGCTGTGGCTTTGCCTCTTAACAATCTGGCATTACTTTACCACTTCCAGGGCCAGTACGAAAATACAGAAGCCCTTTATCTCAGGTCTCTGCGTCTCTATGAAGAAGCTTTGGGAGAAAACCACCCTTACGTTGCCACCAGTCTCAATAACCTGGCATTACTCTACGTAGAGCAGGGTAACTACGAGGTCGCAACTCCTCTCTTAATGCGCTCTCTGGCAATTCGCGAGAGGGTACTTGGCGAGACTCATCCCGATGTTGCCCAAAGCCTCAATAATTTAGCTTCGCTTTATCAAGACCAGGCCCAATACAGTGAAGCAGAGCCCCTCTACCGACGGGCTTTAGCGATTTTGGAAACAACGCTCGGAGCAGATCATCTTGGCCTTGTCCAAACCATCAACAACTTAGCTTTGCTTTATCAACTCCAGGGCAACTACAGCGAAGCGGAGACTCTCCATTGGCGCTCCATATCCATTCGGGAACGGGCA
Above is a genomic segment from Pseudanabaena sp. FACHB-2040 containing:
- a CDS encoding VOC family protein; the protein is MKLIPYLNFNGQCETAFKFYEQCLGGKIGDIMTYGKSPMAEQTPSEWHDKIMHAQITVGDQELMGGDSMSEYFEEPKGTSVLLSIEDAGEAERIFEALAENGTVKMPIQETFWAARFGMLVDQFGTPWMINCARID
- a CDS encoding VOC family protein translates to MARKIFVNLPVKDLNQSIEFFTKLGFSFNSQFTDETATCMIVSRDIFVMLLTHDKFKTFTPKAICDTTQSTEVLVCLSCDSRDEVDTIVRQAVNAGGKTYSDPQDHEFMYGHGFQDLDGHNWELMYMNPSAVDG
- a CDS encoding trypsin-like peptidase domain-containing protein, whose product is MNNLLKKVAYPVLVLAFQPVFYGNVLEDRSSQVEAQANGISPTPLVRLEDSSDLELNLAAGSQIPAGLSQSDNPAAGRRGVINEDDRVLMTSQSFPWTAVGRINGITAEGENYICTGTLIADAVVLTNAHCVLNPDTGMLSRSIVFLPNLIHGQVASEADVGQVEAVLVGTDFRDRNQPPHPDDWALLKLDQPLGQKYGTVGLSRLDAEALATDPFTEQLIMVAYSSDFPAAAAGETASAHLGCSIVGETEEEVIEHACDTHGGSSGGPIFAIINGEPRIVALNAAEEVDPDSEVGIVNYAVKIERIVAAIEAELATDR
- a CDS encoding aldo/keto reductase, translated to MGTFLTFDVLPDQPRDQLQQVMRQFWEAGGRMIDVSPLYGMSGVNVGEPAATLGITDELFIANKIWATGKYLGDDSQALRRLEQSMQRLSRDRIDTLQVHSLVNMEMMVPLLREWKQEGKIRYLGVTHHDLPLYANPVTRWIENGDLDFVQVRYSIFERGVEERILPAAADQETAVLVNMPFEKARLFEVVQGQPLPEFARDIGCENWAQFFLKYVISHLAVTCAIPATTNPAHVVENLGH